One segment of Indicator indicator isolate 239-I01 chromosome 23, UM_Iind_1.1, whole genome shotgun sequence DNA contains the following:
- the LOC128974927 gene encoding neuropeptide-like protein C4orf48 homolog: MLTPCLLRRVVLTVPLVLVVALLLVEPIRSDQEAGTAIPAESRPCVDCHAFEFMQRALQDLKKTAYNLDTRTETLLLQVEKRNLCDCVTANLLN, translated from the exons ATGCTGACACCCTGCCTGCTGAGAAGAGTGGTCCTCACAGTTCCTTTAGTCCTTGTGGTTGCACTGCTTCTCGTGGAGCCTATTAGGTCTGACCAAGAAGCAGGAACAGCCATACCAGCTGAAA GTCGTCCCTGTGTTGACTGCCATGCTTTTGAGTTTATGCAGAGGGCTCTGCAGGATCTAAAGAAGACAGCCTATAACCTAGACACACGG ACAGAGACTCTGCTTCTTCAAGTGGAAAAGAGAAACCTTTGCGACTGTGTCACTGCAAATCTGCTGAACTGA